The following coding sequences lie in one Allochromatium vinosum DSM 180 genomic window:
- the rpsK gene encoding 30S ribosomal protein S11, translating into MAKPIRNTKKKIKKQVADGVAHVHASFNNTIITITDRQGNALAWATSGGSGFRGSRKSTPFAAQVAADKAGQAAKEYGLRNLDVNVKGPGPGRESAVRALNNAGFKITSITDVTPIPHNGCRPPKKRRV; encoded by the coding sequence ATGGCTAAACCGATTCGCAACACGAAGAAGAAAATCAAGAAGCAGGTCGCGGACGGGGTCGCCCACGTCCATGCCTCCTTCAACAACACTATCATTACCATCACCGACCGGCAGGGCAATGCCCTGGCCTGGGCGACCTCCGGCGGCTCGGGTTTCCGCGGCTCGCGCAAGAGCACGCCCTTTGCCGCACAGGTCGCCGCCGACAAGGCTGGTCAAGCCGCGAAGGAGTACGGTCTGCGCAACCTGGATGTCAACGTCAAGGGGCCGGGACCGGGACGCGAGTCCGCCGTGCGCGCGCTCAACAATGCCGGTTTCAAGATCACCAGCATCACCGACGTGACGCCCATCCCGCACAACGGCTGCCGCCCGCCCAAGAAGCGGCGCGTCTGA
- the rplQ gene encoding 50S ribosomal protein L17 codes for MRHRKAGRQLNRTSSHREAMFRNMASSLFRHELIKTTLPKAKELRRVAEPLITLAKTDSVHTRRLAFSRLRDKEAVGKLFVELGPRYQGRPGGYLRILKCGYRHSDAAPMAYVELVDRPATAVAVEDDED; via the coding sequence ATGCGTCACCGCAAAGCCGGAAGGCAACTGAATCGCACCAGCTCACACCGCGAGGCCATGTTCCGCAACATGGCTTCCTCGCTCTTCCGTCACGAGCTGATCAAGACCACACTGCCCAAGGCCAAGGAACTGCGTCGCGTCGCCGAGCCCTTGATCACCCTGGCCAAGACCGACTCCGTTCACACGCGCCGTCTGGCGTTCTCGCGTCTGCGCGACAAGGAAGCGGTCGGCAAGCTGTTCGTCGAGCTGGGACCGCGTTATCAGGGCCGTCCGGGCGGTTATCTGCGTATCCTCAAGTGCGGCTATCGTCACAGCGACGCCGCGCCCATGGCCTATGTCGAGCTGGTCGACCGTCCGGCGACGGCTGTGGCAGTCGAGGACGACGAGGATTGA
- a CDS encoding SAM hydrolase/SAM-dependent halogenase family protein codes for MSAQPAIDRILLATDFGADLYVGQMQARLHALAPGVPCVGLMQDLPPFRPDLAAYLLPALLRDLPRDSLVLCVVDPGVGGERAGLLVRADGHWLIGPDNGLFALVARRAGDGAVWRIGWQPERMSASFHGRDWFAPAAARLVLSEDLELTLLAPADLVGAYWPDERATIVYVDHFGNLMTGVRASGVGAKAVLRVRGQPLPRARTFCEVEPGQAFWYENALGLIEIAVNQGRADRQLALRVGDSVECG; via the coding sequence ATGTCTGCTCAGCCTGCTATCGACCGTATTCTGCTCGCCACGGACTTTGGCGCGGATCTTTATGTTGGGCAGATGCAGGCGCGTCTGCATGCGCTCGCGCCCGGTGTCCCCTGCGTGGGCCTCATGCAGGATCTGCCGCCTTTCAGGCCGGATCTGGCCGCTTATCTGCTCCCGGCGCTGTTGCGCGATCTGCCGCGCGACTCGCTCGTGCTCTGTGTCGTCGATCCGGGAGTTGGCGGTGAGCGTGCCGGATTGCTGGTCCGGGCCGATGGTCACTGGTTGATCGGGCCGGACAATGGGTTGTTTGCGCTGGTGGCACGGCGTGCCGGTGATGGGGCTGTGTGGCGGATCGGTTGGCAGCCGGAGCGGATGTCGGCGAGCTTCCACGGACGCGACTGGTTCGCGCCGGCCGCCGCGCGGCTGGTTCTGAGTGAGGATCTGGAGCTGACGCTACTGGCACCGGCTGACCTGGTCGGTGCCTACTGGCCGGACGAACGCGCGACCATCGTCTATGTCGACCATTTCGGCAATCTGATGACGGGCGTGCGTGCGTCCGGTGTTGGTGCCAAGGCTGTGTTGCGGGTTCGGGGGCAGCCGCTGCCCCGTGCCCGGACCTTCTGCGAGGTCGAGCCGGGACAGGCGTTCTGGTATGAGAACGCCCTAGGTTTGATCGAGATCGCGGTCAATCAGGGGCGTGCCGATCGGCAGCTTGCGCTGAGGGTGGGCGATTCGGTCGAATGTGGCTGA
- the rpmJ gene encoding 50S ribosomal protein L36, protein MKVRASVKKLCRNCRIIRRNGSVRVICSDPRHKQRQG, encoded by the coding sequence ATGAAAGTGCGTGCATCCGTCAAAAAGCTGTGCAGAAACTGCCGAATCATTCGGCGCAATGGTTCGGTGCGTGTGATCTGTTCCGATCCGCGTCACAAGCAGCGCCAGGGTTGA
- the rpsM gene encoding 30S ribosomal protein S13 has translation MARIAGVNIPDKKHAVIALTAIYGIGRTRAGLICDAAGIARTTKVQSLTEEEVDKLRNEVAKYSVEGDLRREVSMNIKRLMDLGCYRGIRHRRGLPLRGQRTRTNARTRKGPRRPIKR, from the coding sequence ATGGCCCGTATCGCCGGCGTCAACATCCCAGATAAAAAACACGCCGTGATCGCGTTGACCGCGATCTATGGCATTGGTCGTACCCGTGCGGGTCTGATTTGCGATGCAGCGGGTATCGCGCGTACCACCAAGGTGCAGAGCCTCACGGAAGAAGAAGTCGACAAGCTGCGTAATGAGGTCGCGAAGTATTCGGTCGAGGGCGATCTGCGGCGCGAGGTGTCGATGAACATCAAGCGGCTGATGGATCTCGGCTGCTACCGGGGCATCCGTCACCGTCGCGGGTTGCCGCTGCGCGGTCAGCGCACCCGTACCAACGCCCGGACCCGCAAGGGGCCGCGTCGCCCGATCAAACGCTAA
- a CDS encoding DNA-directed RNA polymerase subunit alpha yields MTDAIGEFLKPRIVKVEQVDGNPCHSRVSLEPLERGFGHTLGNALRRILLSSMDGYAVTEVEIQGVLHEYTTLEGVQEDVLEILLNFKQLAIVLQGKDEATFALSKRGPGPVTAADIAIDHTAEIANPELVIANLTTGGELSMTLTVRRGRGYEPASQRELEGAEDRPIGKLPIDASFSPVRRVAIEVQSARVEQRTDLDRLVIDLETNGTIDPKETIQRAATILRDQLSSFVALEGTAPAETQVQESRDESPYDPILLRPVDDLELTVRSANCLKAENIYLIGDLIQRTEVELLKTPNLGKKSLTEIKDVLATRGLSLGMRLENWPPENIAELSIR; encoded by the coding sequence ATGACTGACGCTATTGGCGAATTTCTCAAACCGCGCATCGTCAAAGTCGAGCAGGTCGACGGCAACCCGTGTCACTCGCGGGTCTCGCTGGAGCCGCTCGAGCGCGGTTTCGGCCACACGCTCGGCAACGCGCTGCGGCGGATCTTGCTGTCGTCGATGGACGGGTACGCCGTAACGGAAGTCGAGATCCAGGGCGTATTGCACGAGTACACCACGCTGGAGGGTGTGCAGGAGGATGTGCTCGAAATCCTGCTCAACTTCAAACAGCTTGCCATTGTGCTCCAGGGCAAGGACGAGGCAACCTTTGCGCTGAGCAAACGCGGTCCGGGACCGGTGACAGCCGCCGACATCGCCATCGATCATACGGCTGAGATCGCCAACCCCGAGCTGGTGATCGCCAACCTGACGACCGGTGGCGAGCTGAGCATGACGCTGACCGTGCGTCGCGGTCGCGGCTATGAGCCGGCGAGCCAGCGCGAGCTCGAGGGCGCCGAGGATCGGCCGATCGGCAAGCTGCCGATCGACGCCTCCTTCAGTCCGGTGCGGCGCGTGGCCATCGAAGTGCAATCGGCGCGTGTCGAACAGCGCACCGACCTCGACCGGCTGGTGATCGATCTGGAGACCAACGGCACCATCGATCCGAAAGAGACCATCCAGCGCGCGGCCACTATCCTGCGCGATCAGCTGTCGAGCTTCGTGGCGCTGGAAGGCACGGCGCCGGCCGAGACCCAGGTCCAGGAGTCGCGCGACGAGTCGCCTTACGATCCGATCCTGCTGCGTCCGGTCGACGACCTGGAGCTGACGGTGCGTTCGGCCAACTGCCTCAAGGCCGAGAACATCTATCTGATCGGCGACCTGATCCAGCGCACCGAGGTCGAGCTGCTCAAGACGCCCAACCTGGGCAAGAAGTCGCTCACCGAGATCAAGGACGTGCTGGCCACGCGCGGGCTGTCATTGGGCATGCGTCTCGAGAACTGGCCGCCCGAGAACATCGCCGAACTCAGTATTCGCTAA
- the rpsD gene encoding 30S ribosomal protein S4, protein MARYIGPTCKLARREGVDLSLKSRARSLDTKCKLEKQPGQTTDRRRRLSDYGVQLREKQKVRRIYGVLERQFRNYYKKAAQSKGATGENLLQILERRLDNVVYRMGFGATRAEARQLVSHKGILVNGRIVNIASYQVNADDHVEVREAAKKQVRVQNAMALAEQYGFPDWVEVDSKGLKGVFKRIPDRSDLPADINESLIVELYSK, encoded by the coding sequence ATGGCACGTTACATAGGCCCGACCTGCAAGCTGGCGCGGCGCGAGGGTGTAGACCTTTCGCTCAAGAGCCGCGCGCGTTCGCTCGATACCAAATGTAAGCTGGAGAAGCAGCCCGGTCAGACGACCGACCGTCGCCGCCGCCTCTCCGACTATGGCGTGCAGCTGCGCGAGAAGCAGAAGGTGCGCCGTATCTACGGTGTGCTTGAGCGCCAGTTCCGCAATTACTACAAAAAGGCGGCTCAGTCCAAGGGCGCGACCGGTGAAAACCTGTTGCAGATCCTCGAGCGCCGACTCGACAACGTCGTCTACCGGATGGGCTTTGGTGCCACCCGGGCCGAGGCGCGTCAGCTCGTCAGTCACAAGGGCATCCTGGTCAACGGCCGTATCGTCAACATCGCCTCCTATCAGGTGAATGCTGACGACCACGTCGAAGTCCGCGAAGCGGCCAAGAAGCAGGTGCGCGTACAGAACGCCATGGCGCTGGCCGAGCAGTACGGCTTCCCGGATTGGGTCGAGGTCGACAGCAAGGGTCTGAAGGGTGTCTTCAAGCGCATCCCGGACCGTTCGGATCTGCCAGCCGACATCAATGAATCCCTGATCGTCGAGCTGTACTCCAAGTAA